A window of Natrinema salifodinae contains these coding sequences:
- a CDS encoding DUF373 family protein produces the protein MTTLVVCLDRTDDVGRKTGLRSPVVGWEAVRALVTDVGLADPEDSGVNTLLESLRVAQNLRDENEDVVVAVVSGDRESMVSADRAVAEQLDVLIDDHDPDSAVVVTDSAEDERLIPIVESRVRVDSVDRVVVRQARDIESTYYLLKQFLADEELRQTVLVPIGLTLLVFPLLATTVGPAEGAAAITTVIGLFLLYKGFNIDERLTRLTRQTRESLYSGQVSVVTYVVAAGLTLVGLFVGALGVSSLEHTSGVVVPAMRFVFDSIPWLAMAALTASAGRLLDEAIGEDPIRQSFFNLPFIVLAVSLVVRGFSAYFLEQQNVIDPFVVPAAELGVLQNERIIMGASERLALFVVTAIVVSLIGARIAASVSGTRGELDRPDGGSDAGLADGGPPSAPDVEREPNGGAEAAVNSDADPDPAPDRTDPELTDGGADSNAGPDPSENRER, from the coding sequence GTGACAACGCTGGTCGTCTGCCTCGATCGGACCGACGACGTTGGCCGCAAGACCGGCCTCCGCTCGCCAGTCGTCGGTTGGGAGGCAGTTCGCGCGCTCGTGACCGACGTCGGTCTCGCGGATCCCGAGGACTCGGGCGTCAACACCTTGCTCGAGTCACTTCGAGTCGCCCAGAACCTCCGCGACGAGAACGAGGACGTCGTCGTCGCCGTCGTCTCCGGAGACCGAGAGTCGATGGTGTCGGCCGATCGAGCGGTCGCCGAGCAACTCGACGTCCTTATCGACGACCACGACCCCGACTCCGCGGTCGTCGTGACCGACAGCGCCGAGGACGAGCGGCTGATCCCCATCGTCGAGAGCCGCGTCCGCGTCGACTCCGTCGACCGCGTCGTCGTCCGCCAGGCCCGCGACATCGAGTCGACCTACTACCTGCTCAAGCAGTTCCTCGCCGACGAGGAACTGCGCCAGACCGTCCTCGTGCCGATCGGGCTGACGCTGCTGGTCTTCCCGCTGCTGGCGACCACCGTCGGCCCCGCGGAGGGCGCAGCCGCGATCACCACCGTCATCGGCCTGTTCCTGCTCTACAAGGGCTTCAACATCGACGAGCGCCTGACCAGGCTCACCCGCCAGACCCGGGAGTCGCTGTACTCCGGCCAGGTGTCGGTCGTCACCTACGTCGTCGCGGCCGGGCTGACCCTCGTCGGCCTGTTCGTGGGCGCGCTCGGGGTCTCGAGTCTCGAGCACACGTCCGGCGTGGTGGTTCCCGCGATGCGGTTCGTCTTCGACAGCATCCCCTGGCTGGCGATGGCCGCGCTGACCGCCAGCGCCGGCCGGCTGCTCGACGAGGCGATCGGCGAGGACCCGATCCGGCAGTCGTTTTTCAACCTGCCGTTTATCGTCCTCGCGGTGAGCCTGGTCGTCCGCGGCTTCTCCGCGTACTTCCTCGAGCAACAGAACGTGATCGACCCGTTCGTCGTCCCGGCGGCCGAACTCGGCGTCCTTCAGAACGAGCGGATCATCATGGGGGCCAGCGAACGGCTCGCGCTGTTCGTCGTCACCGCGATCGTCGTGAGCCTCATCGGGGCCCGAATCGCCGCCTCCGTCAGCGGGACGCGGGGCGAACTGGATCGTCCCGACGGCGGTTCGGACGCGGGACTCGCGGACGGCGGGCCGCCCTCGGCACCCGACGTCGAACGCGAACCGAACGGGGGAGCCGAGGCGGCCGTCAACTCCGACGCCGACCCTGATCCGGCGCCCGATCGGACTGATCCCGAACTCACCGACGGCGGGGCCGATTCGAACGCGGGACCCGACCCGAGCGAAAACCGCGAGCGGTGA
- a CDS encoding diphthine--ammonia ligase, producing MSDADGAWVSLFSGGKDSSWALYRALAEGLDVQRLVTVHPAGDSYMYHVPATDLAGLAAESIGIELVDVEPDDFAAEAAADSSAQGDDELEPLEAALEALDGDLPGGIAGVTAGAVESEYQTSRIQGMCDRLGCELFAPLWQEDPRELADAMLEAGFEIEIIQVAAHGLDESWLGRTLDREAIADLEDLHEEYGVHILGEGGEFETLVVDGPHMDRRIDLEYETEWDGTRGSLRITDARLE from the coding sequence ATGAGCGACGCAGACGGCGCGTGGGTGAGCCTCTTCTCCGGCGGCAAGGACTCCTCGTGGGCGCTGTACCGGGCCCTCGCGGAGGGTCTCGACGTACAGCGGCTCGTCACCGTCCACCCCGCGGGCGACTCGTACATGTACCACGTCCCCGCGACCGACCTGGCCGGCCTGGCGGCCGAGAGCATCGGCATCGAACTGGTCGACGTCGAACCCGACGACTTCGCGGCCGAGGCGGCCGCGGACTCGAGCGCCCAGGGTGACGACGAGCTCGAACCGCTCGAAGCCGCCCTCGAAGCTCTCGATGGCGACCTCCCGGGCGGCATCGCCGGCGTCACGGCCGGCGCCGTCGAAAGCGAGTACCAGACCAGCCGGATTCAGGGGATGTGCGACCGTCTGGGCTGCGAACTCTTCGCCCCGCTGTGGCAGGAAGACCCCCGAGAGTTGGCCGACGCGATGCTCGAGGCGGGCTTCGAGATCGAAATCATCCAGGTCGCGGCCCACGGCTTGGACGAGTCGTGGCTGGGTCGGACCCTCGACCGCGAGGCGATCGCCGATCTCGAGGACCTCCACGAGGAGTACGGCGTCCACATTCTAGGCGAGGGCGGCGAGTTCGAGACGCTGGTCGTGGACGGACCGCACATGGACCGGCGGATCGACCTCGAGTACGAGACCGAGTGGGACGGAACCCGCGGAAGCCTGCGGATCACCGACGCGCGACTCGAGTAA
- the sppA gene encoding signal peptide peptidase SppA has translation MAASRNLDRLLTVALGGLASALVAVALFVVYPDTLTELFGVLVAIAAALLGLRFASNIAGSLFPDYDVAEVAVEGPISRDGGGGPLPTSPGATPADDVVEQIDRADEDDNVDALLVKLNTPGGEVVPSDDIRLATERFDGPTIAYATDVCASGGYWIASGCDELWAREGSIVGSIGVIGSRVNASDLAKKVGLSYERFAAGDYKDAGTPLKEMDDDERAYLQGLIDDYYDTFVERVSDGRDLESEFVRDTEARIYLGEQADELGLVDHLGTRREIEDELADRLGADDVTVEEFEPKRPLMARVGAGAQRVAYAFGAGIAGLGDGRGFRLRS, from the coding sequence GTGGCCGCTAGCAGGAATCTCGATCGTCTTCTGACCGTCGCCCTCGGCGGACTCGCGTCCGCTCTCGTCGCCGTCGCCCTGTTCGTCGTCTATCCGGACACGCTGACGGAGCTGTTCGGCGTGTTGGTCGCGATCGCAGCCGCCCTCCTCGGCCTTCGGTTCGCGAGCAACATCGCCGGATCGCTGTTCCCCGACTACGACGTCGCCGAGGTCGCCGTCGAGGGACCGATCAGTCGCGACGGCGGCGGCGGGCCGCTGCCGACGAGTCCCGGTGCGACGCCGGCCGACGACGTCGTCGAGCAGATCGACCGCGCGGACGAGGACGACAACGTCGACGCGCTGCTAGTGAAACTGAACACGCCAGGCGGCGAGGTCGTGCCCAGCGACGACATCCGGCTCGCGACCGAGCGGTTCGACGGGCCGACGATCGCCTACGCGACCGACGTCTGCGCCAGCGGCGGCTACTGGATCGCCAGCGGCTGTGACGAACTGTGGGCCCGCGAGGGGTCGATCGTCGGCTCGATCGGCGTCATCGGCTCCCGGGTCAACGCCAGCGACCTCGCCAAGAAGGTCGGCCTCTCCTACGAGCGCTTTGCCGCCGGCGACTACAAGGACGCCGGGACGCCGCTGAAGGAGATGGACGACGACGAGCGCGCGTACCTGCAGGGGCTGATCGACGACTACTACGACACCTTCGTCGAGCGGGTCAGCGACGGCCGCGACCTCGAATCGGAGTTCGTCCGCGACACCGAGGCGCGGATCTACCTGGGCGAGCAAGCCGACGAGCTTGGCCTGGTCGATCACCTCGGCACCCGCCGGGAGATCGAGGACGAACTGGCGGATCGGCTCGGTGCGGACGACGTGACCGTCGAGGAGTTCGAGCCCAAGCGGCCGCTGATGGCTCGCGTCGGTGCCGGGGCCCAGCGGGTAGCCTACGCCTTCGGAGCCGGGATCGCCGGCCTCGGCGACGGTCGCGGGTTCCGCCTGCGGAGCTGA
- a CDS encoding YciE/YciF ferroxidase family protein has protein sequence MIESDRDLFVRELRELYHIERELEEVQSGLAEAATDEELEEFFMAHSETTTEQIGRLEPIFDAIEAEPGPIDNPALEGLRTDREDIVGDLNDPVLGDLVETELARGIERLEITKLETLLELSDRIGHPNEITDRLERTKQEAENGLEEAKELTAI, from the coding sequence ATGATCGAAAGCGATCGTGACCTGTTCGTTCGAGAACTGCGGGAACTCTACCACATCGAACGCGAACTGGAAGAGGTCCAGTCGGGCCTGGCCGAGGCCGCGACCGACGAGGAACTCGAGGAGTTTTTCATGGCTCACAGCGAGACGACGACGGAACAGATCGGCCGGCTCGAACCGATCTTCGACGCGATCGAGGCCGAACCGGGGCCGATCGATAATCCGGCGCTGGAGGGGCTGCGGACCGACCGCGAGGACATCGTCGGCGATCTGAACGATCCGGTGCTCGGCGATCTCGTCGAGACGGAACTGGCCCGGGGGATCGAGCGCCTCGAGATCACGAAACTCGAGACGCTGCTCGAACTTTCCGATCGGATCGGTCACCCGAACGAGATCACGGATCGCCTCGAACGGACCAAGCAGGAGGCCGAGAACGGGCTCGAAGAAGCGAAGGAACTGACGGCGATCTAA
- a CDS encoding carboxylate--amine ligase, whose translation MQRYRDDVSVVVPGIDAPSTVACLRSLRPRGVRTIVGSESRSTPAASSTYRDEFVSLPDPTTDLSAYGDALLSLAERSDVETIIPVREEDIYVLSDRKDAFADEIATPWPNFDTLRRVQDRVELFEAADAAGVAAPETTLLNEWDEWDREAIVKPRYTVAASAYLGRRADDAEIGSTEYQRPGTRPDPQAEIAKRGHVPLVQERIPDSREFGFFALYDHGDPVATFQHCQRRGWKYCGGPSAYRESVHIPELETAGRALLDELEWHGLAMVEFLRDPADDEFKLMEINPRFWSSLPFSVRTGADFPYYYWQLATDEPISSEPTYEVGMGGHLLRGELSYLHSVATEEYPLVERPSLSSAAREVATSLVRQPRFDYAVTDDPVPFFQDGVNLVRAWLDSRSEAAQTAAGEPGTEIPTEDETEHPEDAGAEPTETSSTAEGEPTRSAQTDGGPQSESQ comes from the coding sequence ATGCAACGCTACAGGGACGACGTGAGCGTGGTCGTGCCCGGGATCGACGCGCCGAGCACCGTCGCCTGTCTCCGCTCGCTCCGACCGCGCGGCGTCCGAACCATCGTCGGCTCCGAGTCACGATCGACGCCGGCGGCCAGCTCGACCTACCGCGACGAGTTCGTCTCACTGCCGGATCCGACGACTGATCTGTCTGCCTACGGGGACGCCTTACTCTCGCTCGCCGAACGATCGGACGTCGAGACGATCATCCCGGTCCGCGAAGAGGACATCTACGTCCTCTCGGACCGCAAGGACGCATTCGCCGACGAAATCGCGACGCCGTGGCCGAACTTCGACACCCTCCGGCGCGTCCAGGACCGCGTCGAACTCTTCGAGGCTGCCGACGCCGCCGGGGTCGCGGCCCCCGAGACGACCCTCCTCAACGAGTGGGACGAGTGGGATCGCGAGGCCATCGTGAAACCGCGCTACACCGTTGCGGCATCCGCCTATCTCGGCCGCAGAGCCGATGACGCGGAGATCGGCTCGACCGAGTACCAGCGACCCGGTACGCGGCCGGATCCCCAAGCGGAGATCGCAAAGCGCGGTCACGTCCCGCTCGTTCAGGAGCGGATCCCCGACTCGCGGGAATTCGGCTTCTTCGCGCTTTACGACCACGGTGACCCGGTCGCGACCTTCCAGCACTGCCAGCGCCGCGGCTGGAAGTACTGCGGCGGTCCCAGCGCCTACCGCGAGTCGGTTCACATCCCGGAACTCGAGACCGCCGGCCGTGCCCTGCTCGACGAACTCGAGTGGCACGGCTTAGCGATGGTCGAGTTCCTGCGCGACCCCGCCGACGACGAGTTCAAGCTGATGGAGATCAATCCCCGCTTCTGGTCGTCCCTGCCGTTCTCGGTTCGCACGGGCGCCGACTTCCCCTACTACTACTGGCAGCTGGCGACCGATGAGCCGATCTCCTCGGAACCGACTTACGAGGTCGGCATGGGCGGACACCTTCTCCGGGGCGAACTCAGTTACCTGCACAGCGTGGCTACCGAGGAGTACCCCCTCGTCGAGCGCCCGTCTCTGAGTAGTGCCGCACGCGAGGTCGCCACGTCGCTCGTTCGTCAGCCCCGATTCGACTACGCGGTCACGGACGATCCGGTGCCGTTCTTTCAGGACGGCGTGAACCTGGTCCGGGCGTGGCTGGACAGCCGCTCCGAGGCGGCCCAAACGGCCGCGGGTGAGCCGGGAACCGAGATCCCGACCGAGGACGAGACCGAGCATCCGGAAGACGCCGGCGCGGAGCCGACCGAGACGAGTTCGACCGCAGAGGGCGAGCCGACGCGGTCGGCTCAGACAGACGGCGGACCGCAATCCGAGTCGCAGTGA